A DNA window from Pseudomonas tohonis contains the following coding sequences:
- a CDS encoding organic hydroperoxide resistance protein, with protein sequence MPIEKALYRAYAEAYGGREGRAVSSDGVLDVKLTTPKELGGPGGEGTNPEQLFAAGYSACFLGAIKFVAGKEKVALPDDASIEGIVGIGTLPTGFGIEVELRISLPGVDKAVAKDLIDKAHVVCPYSNATQGNINVTRTLV encoded by the coding sequence ATGCCCATCGAAAAAGCCCTGTACCGCGCCTACGCCGAAGCCTACGGCGGCCGTGAAGGCCGTGCCGTTTCGTCCGATGGCGTGCTGGATGTGAAGCTGACCACGCCCAAGGAACTGGGCGGGCCGGGAGGTGAAGGAACCAACCCCGAGCAGTTGTTTGCGGCCGGCTATTCGGCGTGCTTCCTCGGTGCCATCAAGTTCGTGGCCGGCAAGGAGAAGGTCGCCCTGCCGGACGACGCGTCCATCGAAGGCATCGTCGGCATCGGCACGCTGCCCACGGGTTTCGGCATCGAGGTGGAGCTGCGCATCTCCCTGCCGGGCGTCGACAAGGCCGTGGCCAAGGACCTGATCGACAAGGCGCACGTGGTGTGCCCCTACTCCAACGCGACCCAGGGCAACATCAACGTGACCCGCACGCTGGTTTGA
- a CDS encoding flagellar basal body rod protein FlgF, with amino-acid sequence MDKMLYVSMSGASQNTLAQRAHANNLANISTTGFRRDYEQARSMPVFGDTFPARVYAMSERPGTDFTPGSMQETGRDLDIAIGGQGWIAVQSGNGSEAYVRTASLQVDALGQLRTGDGLPVIGNSGPIAIPPEQKVEIGADGTISIRSLGEAPNVMAQVDRIKLVNPDLKQLEKGTDGLMRLKSGQPAPVDGAVQVTSGFLEGSNVNAVEEMTAILSLSRQFELHVKMMRTAEDDASAMARVMQLS; translated from the coding sequence ATGGACAAGATGCTGTACGTCTCCATGTCAGGCGCCAGCCAGAACACCCTGGCCCAGCGTGCCCACGCCAACAACCTGGCGAACATTTCCACTACGGGCTTTCGCCGCGACTATGAGCAGGCCCGTTCCATGCCCGTGTTCGGCGACACCTTTCCGGCGCGCGTCTACGCCATGAGCGAGCGCCCCGGCACCGACTTCACCCCGGGCTCCATGCAGGAAACCGGTCGTGACCTGGACATCGCCATCGGTGGCCAGGGCTGGATCGCCGTGCAGTCGGGCAACGGCAGCGAAGCCTATGTGCGCACCGCCAGCCTGCAGGTCGACGCCCTCGGCCAGCTGCGTACCGGCGACGGTTTGCCGGTGATCGGCAATTCCGGTCCCATCGCCATCCCGCCGGAACAGAAGGTGGAGATCGGCGCCGACGGCACCATCAGCATCCGTTCCCTGGGCGAGGCCCCGAACGTGATGGCCCAGGTCGACCGCATCAAGCTGGTCAACCCCGATCTCAAGCAGCTTGAAAAAGGCACCGACGGCCTGATGCGCCTCAAGAGCGGCCAGCCCGCGCCGGTGGATGGCGCCGTCCAGGTGACCTCGGGCTTCCTCGAGGGCAGCAACGTCAACGCGGTGGAAGAGATGACCGCGATCCTCTCGCTGTCCCGCCAGTTCGAACTGCACGTGAAGATGATGCGCACCGCCGAAGACGATGCTTCGGCGATGGCACGGGTCATGCAACTCAGCTAA
- the flgA gene encoding flagellar basal body P-ring formation chaperone FlgA has translation MNAMTTIFRHTMAQRRHLFKALLLVLLGLGHNGASAEELTSPEVLIGSTQGFLEFTVEDYLQTNNIQGRYDIQINRLDPRLRLAACDRELTVALESPAQPIGRVTVSVRCEGSTPWSIYVPAQVRLFREVIVVARPLRRGAVVTSDDYNLVEREVGLLNQGYLTDPAQAEGFKLTRAVVADQVLAPVHLETAEVIRKGDQVVITARSSSISVRMPGEALSDGSPGQQIRVRNLQSKRVVKARVVGPGQVEVAM, from the coding sequence ATGAACGCTATGACGACGATTTTCCGACACACGATGGCACAACGCCGCCATCTTTTTAAGGCTCTTTTACTTGTTTTGCTCGGCCTCGGCCATAACGGCGCCTCGGCTGAGGAACTCACTTCGCCCGAAGTCCTTATCGGCTCCACCCAAGGCTTTCTTGAGTTCACGGTGGAGGATTATCTGCAGACCAACAATATCCAGGGTCGTTACGACATTCAGATCAACCGTCTCGACCCGCGCCTGCGTCTCGCCGCCTGCGACAGGGAATTGACGGTCGCACTGGAAAGCCCGGCACAACCCATCGGCCGGGTCACCGTCAGCGTGCGCTGCGAAGGCAGCACGCCGTGGAGCATCTACGTCCCCGCGCAGGTGCGGCTGTTCCGGGAAGTAATAGTAGTAGCCCGTCCGCTGCGCAGGGGGGCGGTCGTCACCTCGGATGACTACAACCTGGTGGAACGCGAGGTGGGCCTGCTCAACCAGGGCTACCTCACCGACCCCGCACAGGCCGAAGGCTTCAAGCTGACCCGCGCCGTGGTCGCCGACCAGGTGCTGGCGCCGGTGCACCTGGAGACCGCAGAGGTGATCCGCAAGGGCGACCAGGTGGTGATCACCGCCAGGAGCAGCAGCATCAGCGTGCGCATGCCCGGCGAGGCCCTGTCCGACGGCTCGCCGGGGCAGCAGATAAGAGTACGCAACCTGCAGTCCAAGCGCGTTGTCAAAGCCCGGGTGGTAGGCCCGGGCCAGGTCGAAGTCGCAATGTAG
- a CDS encoding flagellar basal body P-ring protein FlgI, with translation MAKMKRLTAALCLLLAATTVHAERLKDLASIQGVRNNQLIGYGLVVGLNGTGDQTTQTPFTLQTFNNMLAQFGIKVPAGSGNVQLKNVAAVSIHADLPPFAKPGQAIDVTISSIGNAKSLRGGSLLMAPLKGIDGNVYAIAQGNLVVGGFDAEGSDGSKITVNVPSSGRIPAGATVERPVPSGFDQGNTLTLNLNRPDFTTAKNIVDKLNELLGPGVAQALDGGSVRVTAPMDPSQRVDYMSVLENLEVEAGQAVAKVIINSRTGTIVIGQNVKVQPAAVTHGSLTVTITEDPIVSQPGALSGGQTAVVPRSKVNADQEAKPMFKFGPGTTLDEIVRAVNQVGAAPSDLMAILEALKQAGALQADLIVI, from the coding sequence ATCGCGAAGATGAAACGACTGACCGCTGCCCTCTGCCTGTTGCTCGCCGCCACGACCGTCCACGCCGAACGGCTGAAGGACCTGGCGAGTATCCAGGGCGTGCGTAACAACCAGCTGATCGGCTACGGCCTGGTCGTGGGCCTCAACGGCACCGGCGACCAGACCACCCAGACGCCCTTCACCCTGCAGACCTTCAACAACATGCTGGCGCAGTTCGGCATCAAGGTGCCGGCCGGCTCCGGCAACGTGCAGCTGAAGAACGTCGCGGCCGTGTCCATCCACGCCGACCTGCCGCCCTTCGCCAAGCCCGGCCAGGCCATCGACGTCACCATCTCGTCCATCGGCAACGCCAAGAGCCTGCGCGGCGGCAGCCTGCTGATGGCGCCGCTGAAGGGCATCGACGGCAACGTCTACGCCATCGCCCAGGGCAACCTGGTGGTCGGCGGCTTCGACGCCGAAGGCAGCGACGGCTCGAAGATCACCGTCAACGTTCCGTCGTCCGGCCGCATCCCCGCGGGCGCTACCGTCGAACGCCCGGTGCCGAGCGGGTTCGACCAGGGCAACACCCTGACCCTGAACCTCAATCGCCCGGACTTCACCACCGCCAAGAACATCGTCGACAAGCTCAACGAGCTGCTCGGCCCGGGCGTCGCCCAGGCGCTGGATGGCGGCTCGGTGCGCGTCACCGCGCCGATGGACCCGAGCCAGCGCGTCGACTACATGTCGGTGCTGGAGAACCTCGAAGTGGAAGCCGGCCAGGCGGTGGCCAAGGTCATCATCAACTCGCGCACCGGCACCATCGTCATCGGCCAGAACGTCAAGGTGCAGCCGGCCGCCGTCACCCATGGCAGCCTCACCGTGACCATCACCGAAGACCCCATCGTCAGCCAGCCCGGCGCCCTGTCCGGCGGGCAGACCGCCGTGGTGCCGCGCTCCAAGGTCAACGCCGACCAGGAAGCCAAGCCGATGTTCAAGTTCGGCCCCGGCACCACCCTGGACGAGATCGTCCGCGCGGTGAACCAGGTGGGCGCCGCTCCTTCCGACCTGATGGCCATCCTCGAGGCGCTCAAGCAAGCCGGCGCCCTCCAGGCCGACCTGATCGTGATCTGA
- a CDS encoding chemotaxis protein CheV: MAGVLDSVNQRTQLVGQNRLELLLFRLDGTQLYGINVFKVKEVLQCPKLTIMPKSSPVVRGVANIRGGTIPILDLAMATGRRGLDDLKNSFVIITEYNTKVQGFLVRSVERIVNMNWEEIHPPPKGTGREHYLTAVTRVDKNLVEIIDVEKILAEVAPTSEVISEGVIDQNTQASAVTKRVLIVDDSSVARKQLIRCLETVGVEVTALNDGRQAYNYLHDMVEQGKAPEKELLMIISDIEMPEMDGYTLTAEIRGDARMQKLHILLHTSLSGVFNQAMVKKVGADDFLAKFRPDDLAARVIERIRIADGG; the protein is encoded by the coding sequence ATGGCCGGTGTATTGGATTCGGTTAACCAGCGTACGCAACTGGTCGGTCAGAACCGGCTGGAGTTGCTGCTGTTCCGGCTGGATGGGACCCAGCTCTACGGGATCAACGTGTTCAAGGTGAAGGAGGTGCTGCAATGCCCCAAGCTCACCATCATGCCCAAGTCGAGCCCGGTGGTTCGCGGTGTGGCCAATATCCGCGGGGGCACCATTCCCATCCTCGACCTGGCCATGGCCACCGGTCGACGCGGGCTGGATGACCTGAAGAACAGCTTCGTCATCATCACGGAATACAACACCAAGGTTCAGGGTTTCCTGGTGCGCTCGGTGGAGCGCATCGTCAACATGAACTGGGAGGAGATCCATCCGCCACCCAAGGGGACCGGTCGTGAGCACTACCTGACCGCGGTCACCCGGGTCGACAAGAACCTGGTGGAGATCATCGACGTGGAGAAGATCCTCGCCGAGGTCGCACCGACTTCCGAAGTCATTTCCGAGGGCGTGATCGACCAGAACACCCAGGCCAGTGCCGTCACCAAGCGGGTGCTGATCGTCGACGACTCGTCGGTGGCCCGCAAGCAGCTGATCCGCTGCCTGGAGACGGTGGGCGTCGAGGTCACGGCGCTCAACGACGGCCGCCAGGCGTACAACTACCTGCACGACATGGTCGAGCAGGGCAAGGCGCCGGAGAAGGAGTTGCTGATGATCATTTCCGACATCGAGATGCCGGAAATGGACGGCTACACGCTGACGGCGGAGATCCGAGGCGATGCGAGAATGCAGAAACTGCACATCCTCCTGCATACTTCGCTCTCCGGCGTGTTCAACCAGGCGATGGTGAAGAAGGTCGGCGCGGATGATTTCCTCGCCAAGTTCCGACCCGACGACCTGGCGGCGCGGGTGATCGAGCGGATCAGAATCGCTGATGGCGGCTGA
- the flgC gene encoding flagellar basal body rod protein FlgC, translating into MSLSSVFNIAGTGMSAQSTRLNTISSNIANAETVSSSINQTYRARHPVFSTMFQSQLNSEGGSSGSLFAGEDESGRGVQVLGVIEDQSALTPRYEPNHPAANADGYVYYPNVNVVEEMADMISASRAFQTNVEMMNTAKQMMQRVLTLGQ; encoded by the coding sequence ATGTCACTGTCCAGCGTCTTCAACATTGCCGGCACCGGCATGAGCGCCCAGAGCACTCGCCTGAACACCATCTCCAGCAACATCGCCAACGCCGAGACGGTGTCCTCCAGCATCAACCAGACCTACCGTGCCCGTCACCCGGTCTTCTCGACCATGTTCCAGAGCCAGCTCAACAGCGAGGGCGGCAGCAGCGGCTCGCTGTTCGCCGGCGAGGACGAATCCGGTCGTGGCGTGCAGGTGCTCGGTGTGATCGAAGACCAGAGCGCCCTGACCCCGCGCTACGAGCCGAACCACCCGGCTGCCAACGCCGATGGCTACGTGTACTACCCCAACGTCAACGTGGTGGAAGAGATGGCCGACATGATTTCCGCCAGTCGCGCCTTCCAGACCAACGTCGAAATGATGAACACCGCCAAGCAGATGATGCAGCGCGTGCTGACCCTGGGTCAGTAA
- the cheR gene encoding protein-glutamate O-methyltransferase CheR — MSSGNLDFEQFRTFLEKTCGILLGSNKQYLVSSRLNKLMEQNGIKTLGELIQKIQGSPRGGLREQVVDAMTTNETLWFRDTYPFEVLKSRVLPEMIKASPNQPLRIWSAASSSGQEPFSLSMAIDEFEKTNLGQLKAGVRIVATDLSSAMLAACKAGEYDSLAMGRGLSQERLTRYFDPKGPGRWVVKPAIRNRVEFRPLNLLDSYAALGKFDIVFCRNVLIYFSAEVKKDILTRIHATLKPGGYLFLGASEALNGLPDLYQMVQCSPGIIYKVK; from the coding sequence GTGTCTTCAGGTAACTTGGATTTCGAGCAGTTCCGGACCTTCCTGGAAAAAACCTGCGGCATCCTGCTGGGAAGCAACAAGCAGTACCTGGTATCCAGCCGCCTTAACAAGCTGATGGAGCAGAACGGCATCAAGACCCTGGGGGAGCTGATCCAGAAGATCCAGGGTTCCCCCCGAGGCGGCCTGCGCGAGCAGGTCGTCGATGCCATGACCACCAACGAGACCCTGTGGTTTCGCGACACCTATCCCTTCGAGGTACTGAAGAGCCGGGTGTTGCCGGAGATGATCAAGGCCTCGCCCAATCAGCCGCTGCGCATCTGGTCGGCGGCCAGTTCGTCCGGGCAGGAGCCGTTCTCCCTGTCCATGGCGATCGACGAGTTCGAGAAGACCAACCTCGGCCAGCTCAAGGCCGGCGTGCGCATCGTCGCCACCGACCTGTCCAGCGCCATGCTCGCCGCCTGCAAGGCCGGCGAGTACGACAGCCTGGCGATGGGGCGCGGGCTCTCCCAGGAGCGCCTGACCCGTTACTTCGACCCCAAAGGGCCGGGGCGCTGGGTGGTCAAGCCGGCGATCCGCAACCGTGTCGAGTTCCGCCCGCTGAACCTGCTGGACAGCTACGCGGCACTGGGCAAGTTCGACATCGTCTTCTGCCGCAACGTGCTGATCTACTTCTCCGCCGAGGTGAAGAAGGACATCCTCACGCGCATCCACGCCACGCTGAAACCCGGCGGCTACCTGTTCCTCGGTGCGTCCGAGGCGCTCAACGGCCTGCCGGACCTGTACCAGATGGTGCAGTGCAGCCCGGGGATCATCTACAAGGTCAAGTGA
- the flgJ gene encoding flagellar assembly peptidoglycan hydrolase FlgJ — translation MDSRLSAGIGAGSPVDTGAYTDLNRMAQFKVGKDRDSDANIKKVAQEFESLFLNEMMKAMRSANNVFAEGNFLNSNESKTYQDMYDQQLAVTISKGQGIGLSDVLTRQLTKNKGVAKSTGPNPFAQVAETNGISWPQKGSRIEAPAEGRDDSKLLAMRRISLPSKLTDRLLAGIVPSANAAEGAAQAPAQSQALAGSDWLPAKSYGAPETSANRIAGNDAVIGRRIAQPPLAPGKSAFSSPQEFIDTMLPMAQEAAKSIGVDPRYLVAQAALETGWGKSIIRQQDGSSSHNLFGIKSHGWDGQSARALTTEFKDGQAVKEAASFRAYDSYQQSFHDYVNFLQGNDRYQEALEVTDKPERFVRELQQAGYATDPQYARKVAQIARQMQTYQAVAAGESTVPRS, via the coding sequence ATGGACTCCAGACTCTCGGCAGGAATAGGCGCAGGCAGCCCCGTCGATACCGGCGCGTACACCGACCTCAACCGCATGGCCCAGTTCAAGGTGGGCAAGGATCGGGACAGCGACGCGAATATCAAGAAGGTCGCCCAGGAATTCGAATCGCTGTTCCTCAACGAGATGATGAAGGCCATGCGCTCGGCCAACAATGTGTTCGCCGAGGGCAACTTCCTCAACAGCAACGAGAGCAAGACCTACCAGGACATGTACGACCAGCAGCTGGCCGTGACCATCTCCAAGGGGCAGGGCATCGGCCTGTCCGACGTGCTGACCCGCCAGCTGACCAAGAACAAGGGCGTCGCCAAGTCCACCGGCCCGAATCCCTTCGCCCAGGTGGCCGAGACCAATGGCATCAGCTGGCCGCAGAAGGGCAGCAGGATCGAGGCGCCGGCCGAAGGCCGCGACGACTCCAAGCTGCTGGCCATGCGTCGCATCAGCCTGCCGAGCAAGCTCACCGACCGCCTGCTGGCCGGCATCGTGCCCTCCGCCAATGCCGCCGAGGGCGCTGCCCAGGCGCCGGCGCAGAGCCAGGCCCTGGCCGGCTCCGACTGGCTGCCGGCCAAGTCCTATGGCGCTCCCGAGACCAGCGCCAACCGCATCGCCGGCAACGACGCCGTGATCGGCCGGCGCATCGCCCAGCCGCCGCTGGCGCCGGGCAAGTCCGCGTTCAGCTCGCCGCAGGAGTTCATCGACACCATGCTGCCCATGGCCCAGGAAGCGGCGAAGAGCATCGGCGTCGACCCGCGCTACCTGGTGGCCCAGGCGGCACTGGAGACCGGCTGGGGCAAATCGATCATCCGCCAGCAGGACGGCAGCAGCAGCCACAACCTGTTCGGCATCAAGTCCCACGGCTGGGACGGGCAGTCGGCCCGCGCCCTGACCACCGAATTCAAGGACGGCCAGGCCGTCAAGGAAGCGGCATCGTTCCGCGCATACGATTCCTATCAGCAGAGCTTCCACGATTATGTGAACTTTCTGCAGGGGAACGATCGATATCAAGAGGCACTGGAAGTAACCGACAAGCCTGAGCGTTTCGTCCGCGAACTGCAGCAGGCCGGCTACGCGACCGACCCGCAATACGCGCGCAAGGTCGCCCAGATCGCCCGGCAGATGCAGACCTACCAGGCTGTAGCGGCCGGCGAGTCGACGGTGCCCCGCTCATGA
- the flgG gene encoding flagellar basal-body rod protein FlgG codes for MLPALWVSKTGLAAQDMNLTTISNNLANVSTTGFKRDRAEFEDLLYQIRRQPGAQSTQDSELPSGLQLGTGVRIAGTQKIFTQGSLQTTEQPLDLAVNGRGFFQILMPDGTVAYTRDGSFHLNSDGQVVTSQGYPLEPAIVLPAEVQTFTVGEDGTASVTTFGNPTPQVIGNIQTADFVNYGGLQAIGNNLFLETASSGAPQVGTPGLTGLGNVLQNTLENSNVSVVEELVNMITTQRAYEMNSKVISTADSMLGFLSQNL; via the coding sequence ATGCTTCCGGCACTCTGGGTCAGCAAGACGGGCCTCGCGGCTCAGGACATGAACCTGACCACCATTTCCAACAACTTGGCGAACGTATCGACCACGGGTTTCAAACGTGATCGCGCCGAGTTCGAGGACCTGCTGTACCAGATCCGCCGCCAGCCCGGCGCGCAGAGCACCCAGGACAGCGAACTGCCCAGCGGCCTGCAACTGGGTACCGGTGTGCGCATCGCCGGCACCCAGAAGATCTTCACCCAGGGCAGCCTGCAGACCACCGAGCAGCCGCTCGACCTGGCGGTGAACGGCCGTGGCTTCTTCCAGATCCTGATGCCGGACGGCACCGTCGCCTACACCCGCGATGGCAGCTTCCACCTGAACTCCGACGGCCAGGTCGTCACCTCCCAGGGCTATCCCCTGGAGCCGGCGATCGTGCTGCCGGCCGAGGTGCAGACCTTCACCGTGGGCGAGGACGGCACCGCGTCCGTCACCACCTTCGGCAACCCGACGCCGCAGGTGATCGGCAACATCCAGACCGCCGACTTCGTCAACTACGGCGGCCTGCAGGCCATCGGCAACAACCTGTTCCTGGAGACCGCCTCCAGCGGTGCGCCGCAGGTCGGCACCCCCGGCCTGACCGGCCTGGGCAACGTGCTGCAGAACACCCTGGAGAACTCCAACGTCAGCGTGGTCGAGGAACTGGTGAACATGATCACCACCCAGCGCGCCTACGAGATGAACTCCAAGGTCATCTCCACGGCCGACTCGATGCTCGGATTCCTCTCGCAGAACCTGTAA
- the flgH gene encoding flagellar basal body L-ring protein FlgH has protein sequence MNRLILPVSLLAAHLLTGCVAPAAKPNDPYYAPVLPRTPMPAAQNNGSIYQAGFETNLYDDRKAYRVGDIITITLNERTQASKNATSQIKKDSTANLGLTSLFGGGVRVDNPSTGLNPLKAENLSMDVGYSGTRDTSGNSQAGQSNSLSGSITVTVSEVLPNGILAVRGEKWMTLNTGDELVRIAGLVRADDIGTDNSVSSNRIADARITYSGTGAFADASQPGWFDRFFMSPLWPF, from the coding sequence ATGAACCGGCTGATCCTTCCTGTCTCGCTGCTCGCCGCCCACCTGCTCACCGGGTGCGTCGCGCCGGCCGCCAAGCCGAACGATCCCTATTACGCCCCTGTCCTGCCGCGCACGCCCATGCCCGCCGCGCAGAACAACGGCTCCATTTATCAGGCCGGCTTCGAAACCAATCTCTACGACGACCGCAAGGCGTATCGTGTGGGTGACATCATCACCATCACCCTCAACGAGCGTACCCAGGCCAGCAAGAACGCCACCTCGCAGATCAAGAAGGACAGCACCGCCAACCTCGGGCTGACCTCGCTGTTCGGCGGCGGCGTGCGGGTCGACAACCCCAGCACCGGCCTCAATCCGCTCAAGGCGGAGAACCTGTCCATGGACGTCGGCTACAGCGGCACCCGCGACACCAGCGGCAACTCCCAGGCGGGACAGAGCAACAGCCTCAGCGGCTCGATCACCGTCACCGTCTCCGAAGTGCTGCCCAACGGCATCCTCGCCGTGCGCGGCGAGAAGTGGATGACCCTGAACACCGGCGACGAACTGGTGCGCATCGCCGGCCTGGTCCGCGCCGACGACATCGGCACCGACAACAGCGTCTCCTCCAACCGCATCGCCGATGCGCGCATCACCTATTCCGGCACCGGCGCCTTCGCCGATGCCAGCCAGCCAGGATGGTTCGACCGCTTCTTCATGAGCCCGCTGTGGCCGTTCTGA
- the flgD gene encoding flagellar hook assembly protein FlgD, whose product MSVDSVSGTSSSSVLDQYKLKDNDKTKDSSLGKDQFLQLLVAQMNNQNPLDPQTNSEFVAQLAQFSTVEGLDNLNTSVESILSSTQSSQALQASSLVGRKVIVTTNKAVVDTSETMKGSINLTGASTNVYVNVLDSKGNTVNRINLGAQSAGQVSFMWDGKDSSGNVAPNGTYTFQAEAAIDGKTVAMSTNLPANVDSVTLGLNGAEMTLNLAGLGSVALSKVKVIGQ is encoded by the coding sequence ATGAGCGTTGACAGCGTAAGCGGAACTTCGAGCAGCTCGGTCCTCGACCAGTACAAGCTCAAGGACAACGACAAGACCAAGGACAGCTCGCTGGGCAAGGACCAGTTCCTGCAGCTGCTGGTGGCCCAGATGAACAACCAGAACCCGCTGGACCCGCAGACCAACAGCGAGTTCGTCGCGCAACTGGCCCAGTTCAGTACCGTGGAAGGCCTCGACAACCTGAACACCAGTGTCGAGAGCATCCTTTCCAGCACCCAGTCCTCGCAGGCGCTGCAGGCGTCCTCCCTGGTCGGCCGCAAGGTCATCGTCACCACCAACAAGGCGGTGGTGGACACCAGCGAGACCATGAAGGGCAGCATCAACCTCACCGGCGCCAGCACCAACGTCTACGTCAACGTGCTGGACAGCAAGGGCAACACCGTCAACCGCATCAACCTGGGCGCCCAGAGTGCCGGCCAGGTCAGCTTCATGTGGGACGGCAAGGATTCGAGCGGCAACGTCGCGCCGAACGGTACCTACACCTTCCAGGCCGAGGCGGCCATCGACGGCAAGACGGTGGCGATGTCCACCAACCTGCCGGCGAACGTGGACAGCGTCACCCTCGGCCTGAATGGCGCCGAGATGACGCTCAACCTCGCCGGGCTGGGCAGCGTCGCACTCTCCAAGGTCAAGGTCATCGGTCAATAA
- the flgE gene encoding flagellar hook protein FlgE, translated as MSFNIGLSGIRAASSDLNITGNNIANAGTVGFKQSRGEFQDLYSASVLGSGSKTIGSGVLLGNVAQLYNQGTIDYTENALDLAVNGNGFFITSNNGAISYTRAGYFGTDKNGYIVDNNGYRLQGYSVDANGALQSGVVGDLVIQTNNQQPKATTTITQPFNLNSTNTVPTKTPFDPADPTTYNSSTSVNIYDAQGNAHVMTQYFVKSATPANSWTMNVLIDGRNPTNPASTAPISTTVGFTSSGQLDTSTFTGTGGFTVNADGTLGITGWVPAQSNGATPPVWSANGAAAAPTISFDIRGSTQFSSAFAVTKVAQDGYTTGQLSGLEIDDEGNIFARYTNGQSKIQGQVVLANFANVQGLTPVGKTSWVQSSESGEPVIGTPRSGTLGALQSGALEASNVDISTELVDLIVAQRNYQANAKTIETENAVTQTIINLR; from the coding sequence ATGTCGTTCAATATCGGACTCAGCGGCATCCGTGCCGCCTCCAGTGACCTCAATATCACTGGCAACAACATCGCCAACGCCGGCACCGTCGGCTTCAAGCAATCCCGTGGCGAGTTCCAGGACCTATACTCGGCCTCCGTGCTCGGTTCCGGCAGCAAGACCATCGGCAGCGGCGTGCTGCTGGGCAACGTCGCCCAGCTCTACAACCAAGGCACCATCGACTACACCGAGAACGCCCTCGACCTGGCGGTGAACGGCAACGGCTTCTTCATCACCAGCAACAACGGCGCCATCAGCTACACCCGCGCCGGCTACTTCGGCACCGACAAGAACGGCTACATCGTCGACAACAACGGCTATCGCCTGCAGGGCTACTCGGTGGATGCCAACGGTGCGCTGCAGAGCGGCGTGGTCGGCGACCTGGTGATCCAGACCAACAACCAGCAGCCCAAGGCCACCACCACCATCACCCAGCCGTTCAACCTCAACTCCACCAACACGGTGCCGACCAAGACGCCGTTCGACCCGGCCGACCCGACCACCTACAACTCGTCGACCTCGGTGAACATCTATGACGCCCAGGGCAACGCCCACGTCATGACCCAGTACTTCGTCAAGTCGGCCACCCCGGCCAACTCCTGGACCATGAACGTGCTGATCGACGGTCGCAACCCGACCAACCCGGCCAGCACCGCGCCGATCAGCACCACGGTGGGCTTCACCAGCTCCGGCCAGCTCGACACCAGCACCTTCACCGGCACGGGCGGCTTCACCGTCAACGCCGACGGCACCCTGGGCATCACCGGCTGGGTGCCGGCACAGTCCAACGGCGCCACGCCGCCGGTCTGGAGCGCCAACGGTGCCGCCGCCGCGCCGACCATCAGCTTCGATATCCGTGGCTCGACCCAGTTCTCCAGCGCCTTCGCGGTGACCAAGGTCGCCCAGGACGGCTACACCACCGGCCAACTGTCGGGCCTGGAGATCGACGACGAGGGCAACATCTTCGCCCGCTACACCAACGGCCAGTCGAAGATTCAGGGCCAGGTGGTGCTGGCGAACTTCGCCAACGTCCAGGGCCTGACCCCGGTGGGCAAGACCTCCTGGGTGCAGTCCTCCGAATCCGGCGAGCCGGTCATCGGCACACCGCGTTCCGGCACCCTGGGCGCCCTGCAGTCCGGCGCCCTGGAGGCCTCCAACGTCGACATCTCCACCGAGCTCGTCGACCTGATCGTGGCGCAGCGCAACTACCAGGCCAACGCCAAGACCATCGAGACCGAGAACGCGGTCACCCAGACCATCATCAACCTGCGTTGA
- the flgB gene encoding flagellar basal body rod protein FlgB: protein MSISFESALGIHEKALNFRTQRAEVLANNIANADTPNYKARDLDFKAVLQQQVENSKGTFHANLTNERHIAAEGASLFDESLKYRIPFQPSIDQNTVDLQQEQSTYTENSMQFQASFTLLNSKFKGLVSALRGE from the coding sequence ATGAGCATCAGCTTCGAAAGCGCCCTTGGCATCCATGAAAAGGCCCTCAACTTCCGCACCCAGCGTGCCGAAGTGCTGGCCAACAACATCGCCAACGCCGACACGCCCAACTACAAGGCGCGTGACCTGGACTTCAAGGCCGTGCTCCAGCAGCAGGTGGAGAACAGCAAGGGCACCTTCCATGCCAACCTGACCAACGAGCGCCACATCGCCGCCGAAGGCGCCAGCCTGTTCGACGAAAGCCTCAAGTACCGGATTCCGTTCCAGCCCTCGATCGACCAGAACACCGTCGACCTGCAGCAGGAACAATCGACCTACACCGAGAACTCCATGCAGTTCCAGGCCAGCTTCACCCTGCTCAACAGCAAGTTCAAAGGGCTGGTCAGCGCCCTGCGCGGCGAATAA